In the Podospora bellae-mahoneyi strain CBS 112042 chromosome 4, whole genome shotgun sequence genome, one interval contains:
- a CDS encoding hypothetical protein (COG:S; EggNog:ENOG503P60V), whose translation MEEKIERARTIDGTVDHGMLPDEKTRLDILRKVSEASNKMWWNVEIGINVLGPGKVLILSDGNVKVFGFTCALVCRWVDQDVFAHPNHRGDRAMMGLPAERLKPESPIIRGTGALGPEGALRRWVPERWLGNVNLAAGWLLNTFSDLKGEGFMPLPPWLFPAEVSQRGIGEVVRKRVEGIKGKQMPRASFPSPSTRDVDESAERLARLERLERMAEEDGQYEERMARECGYGGN comes from the exons atggaggagaagattgagaGGGCTCGTACCATTGATGGGACGGTGGATCATGGTATGCTTCCTGATGAGAAGACTCGGTTGGATATTCTACGGAAGGTGTCGGAGGCGAGTAATAAAATGTGGTGGAATGTTGAGATTGGGATCAATGTTCTTGGCCCGGGCAAGGTGTTGATTCTGAGTGATGGGAATGTCAAGGTGTTTGGGTTTACTTGTGCGCTTGTGTGCAGATGGGTGGACCAGGATGTTTTTGCTCATCCTAATCACCGTGGGGATAGGGCGATGATGGGCCTACCtgcggagaggttgaagccTGAGTCGCCGATTATTCG GGGGACAGGTGCCCTCGGTCCGGAAGGTGCACTCCGGCGGTGGGTTCCCGAGAGGTGGCTTGGGAATGTGAATTTGGCTGCCGGATGGTTGTTGAATACGTTTTCTGacttgaagggggagggttttATGCCGCTGCCTCCTTGGCTTTTCCCTGCGGAAGTCTCACAACGTGGGATTggcgaggtggtgaggaagcgggtggaggggatAAAAGGGAAGCAAATGCCACGGGCTAGTTTCCCTTCGCCTAGCACCAGGGACGTTGACGAGTCTGCTGAACGGCTGGCACGGCTGGAACGGCTGGAAcggatggcggaggaggatgggcaGTACGAGGAGCGTATGGCTCGCGAGTGTGGATATGGGGGTAACTAG
- the NTF2 gene encoding Nuclear transport factor 2 (COG:U; BUSCO:EOG09265BCT; EggNog:ENOG503P3YM): MDFDFQGIATQFVTHYYTTFDTDRKALAGLYRENSMLTFESTQALGTANIAEKLTNLPFQKVKHHFDTADAQPTATGGIVILVTGQLLVDEEANPLKFSQAFQLVQDPQGQWFVFNDIFKLVFG; encoded by the exons ATGGATT TCGATTTCCAGGGAATTGCTA CGCAATTCGTCACCCACTACTACACCACCTTTGATACCGACCGCAAGGCCCTGGCTGGTCTCTAC AGAGAGAACTCCATGTTGACCTTTGAGTCTACGCAAGCCCTCGGTACCGCCAACATTGCTGAGAAGCTCACC AACCTCCCATTCCAGAAGGTTAAGCACCACTTCGACACTGCTGATGCCCAGCCCACCGCCACTGGTGGTATTGTGATCTTGGTCACCGGCCAGCTCTTG GTTGACGAAGAGGCCAACCCTCTCAAGTTCTCCCAGGCTTTCCAGCTCGTTCAGGATCCTCAGGGCCAGTGGTTCGTTTTCAACGATATCTTCAAGCTCGTTTTCGGTTAA
- a CDS encoding hypothetical protein (COG:S; EggNog:ENOG503NWTT): MSATTAQQPPVIPPRPSRSQERAPLPMVPPRPANRRFQRSISPNPDRFAPSPLNESPLVKSKSLHPGSRTHGDPIPRSTSVDLPSLGEEGAEYANLAQESSPFNEESTNPEHTRTVGEDVKLHAPKPSLPAASAKQRVMAVTRTDSDRAAAFGIGRPSSNDDSAGALPSNRSLKKKASTTSQLSAKSDIDDEHGIPEIGIQVPMLKHAGDVQAPSPAPSTVEKKHHSRRSSSRGNLPPGSYGLHGHGVGPQDKLDKAYFEKHPELLKKEHVLHHYDRVKDFSMSSEELNKIVRETITRGSGLGVKNYSGTPTDQVAWQALEESTSRVASPGPASPKKPSSVISDSDKDKEPRRPSSISDVIHVEEPNRRRSVMFSDNESPAVEEEAYEAPILAEDEVAKDPSPYVHQPAVELPNEDQPTSRPTSRPASIYKEHSFEHRSTPLEDVEEYEPLFEDDDKFVKKEPVKEEKPKSVKKQRFPSADIWEDAPSSVYYTAEVSTPDLFEGEDKSENAASIVPPTRDGETPAQAFARHQEELAEKEVRERGADGFIPGRSAKPLWVKHQPHLASETKAAGRPGMHNRFPSRDVWEDTPESLQLETTVSTPQQDDSVPSPVETSSPTTAAKKPEIPARPKPKVSGDDNKPAIPERPKPAIPVRPVKAGPTSGGLEPAEAAAPPKQKPAVPARPVGGKIAALQAGFMNDLNRRLQLGPQAPVKKEEPAEEKEEEEKKEKAPLVDARKGRARGPQRRAPSAKQEPPKEAPKPTVIFGVSSAFTFFEIDPEEGELSVGGGHPSLGDPESPVEKTVEEQVLVEEKREETPAAEEKKEPEPVPEAKVEETKAEEPKAEEPKEEPKVKESKEELEEKPKPKAEPEKEEEPASKPGIIETVKSLVTNMAGETIVQEKVEQDEEKKTVESATAEEK, from the coding sequence ATGTCCGCTACAACggctcagcaacctcctGTCATACCCCCGAGACCCTCGAGGAGTCAAGAGAGAGCACCCCTTCCAATGGTCCCTCCACGCCCTGCCAACCGGCGCTTCCAGCGCTCAATAAGTCCCAACCCGGACCGATTTGCTCCCTCGCCGCTCAACGAGAGCCCCCTCGTCAAGTCCAAGTCCCTCCATCCTGGCAGCCGCACGCATGGCGATCCCATTCCCCGTTCCACCTCCGTCGACCTCCCCTCTCTCGGCGAAGAGGGTGCCGAGTATGCCAACCTGGCCCAAGAATCGAGCCCTTTCAATGAGGAGAGCACCAATCCCGAACACACCCGCACCGTCGGCGAGGATGTCAAGCTTCATGCGCCCAAGCCATCTCTGCCTGCCGCCAGCGCCAAGCAGCGCGTGATGGCGGTTACCCGTACCGACAGCGACCGTGCTGCCGCCTTTGGCATTGGCAGACCCAGCAGCAACGACGATTCCGCCGGCGCCTTGCCCTCGAACCGAAgcctcaagaagaaggccagcACAACCAGTCAGCTGTCCGCCAAGAGTGATATCGATGACGAGCATGGCATTCCCGAGATTGGTATCCAGGTTCCCATGCTCAAGCATGCCGGTGATGTCCAGGCTCCTTCACCTGCTCCTTCCACCGTCGAGAAGAAGCACCACAGTCGTCGGTCGTCCAGTCGTGGCAACCTGCCCCCTGGTAGCTACGGCTTGCACGGCCATGGTGTTGGTCCACAGGAcaagctcgacaaggccTACTTCGAGAAGCACCCCGAGcttctcaagaaggagcaTGTACTCCACCACTATGATCGTGTCAAGGACTTTTCCATGAGCAGTGAGGAGCTGAACAAGATCGTCCGTGAGACCATCACTCGTGGTTCTGGTCTTGGCGTCAAGAACTACTCTGGCACCCCCACCGATCAGGTCGCCTGGCAAGCCCTGGAAGAGTCGACCTCCCGTGTCGCCTCGCCTGGCCCTGCTTCTCCCAAGAAGCCCTCTTCAGTGATCTCCGACTcagacaaggacaaggaacCCCGTCGTCCTTCTTCCATCAGTGACGTCATTCACGTCGAGGAGCCCAACCGCCGGAGGTCTGTGATGTTCAGCGACAACGAGTCGCccgctgttgaggaggaggcttaCGAGGCGCCCATCCtggccgaggacgaggttgccAAGGACCCGTCACCCTATGTTCACCAGCCTGCTGTTGAGCTTCCCAACGAAGATCAGCCTACTAGCCGCCCCACCAGCAGGCCTGCCAGCATCTACAAGGAGCATTCCTTTGAGCACCGCTCCACTCCccttgaggatgttgaggagtACGAGCCCCTTTTTGAGGACGATGACAAgtttgtcaagaaggagcccgtcaaggaggagaagcccaagagCGTCAAGAAGCAGCGTTTCCCTAGCGCGGATATCTGGGAGGACGCACCCAGCTCCGTCTACTACACGGCTGAGGTGTCTACCCCGGATCTCTTTGAAGGCGAAGACAAGTCAGAAAATGCCGCCAGCATTGTTCCTCCCACCAGAGATGGAGAGACTCCCGCTCAGGCATTTGCCCGCCACCaggaggaactggccgagaaggaggtcaGGGAACGTGGAGCCGATGGCTTCATCCCCGGCCGGAGCGCGAAGCCACTCTGGGTCAAGCACCAGCCCCATCTTGCCAGCGAAACCAAGGCTGCGGGCCGTCCCGGTATGCACAACCGCTTCCCTAGTCGGGACGTTTGGGAGGATACCCCAGAGTCCCTCCAGCTCGAGACCACTGTCTCCACTCCCCAGCAAGACGACTCTGTTCCTTCGCCAGTTGAAACCTCTTCTCCTACCACTGCCGCCAAGAAGCCCGAGATCCCCGCTcgccccaagcccaaggtcTCCGGTGACGACAACAAGCCCGCCATCCCTGAGCGTCCCAAACCGGCGATTCCTGTCCGCCCCGTCAAGGCCGGCCCTACCTCTGGCGGGCTAGAACCTGCTGAGGCGGCTGCGCCCCCAAAGCAAAAGCCTGCTGTCCCAGCTAGACCAGTTGGTGGCAAGATCGCGGCGTTGCAGGCCGGGTTTATGAATGATCTTAATAGACGTCTGCAGCTCGGCCCTCAGGCgccggtgaagaaggaggagccggcggaggagaaggaagaggaagagaagaaggagaaggcgccGCTTGTTGATGCGAGAAAGGGGAGGGCTAGGGGTCCGCAGAGACGGGCACCCAGTGCCAAGCAGGAGCCTCCCAAGGAAGCGCCTAAACCTACTGTCATCTTTGGTGTGTCATCGGCGTTTACTTTCTTTGAGATTGATCCTGAAGAGGGTGAGCTcagtgttggtggtgggcatcCCAGTCTTGGAGACCCTGAGTCGCCGGTTgagaagacggtggaggagcaggttcttgttgaggagaagagggaggagactCCTGCTgcagaggagaagaaggagccaGAACCGGTGCCAGAAgccaaggttgaggagaccaaggccgaggaACCTAAGGCTGAGGAGCCCAAGGAGGAGCCCAAGGTTAAAGAATCCAAGGAAGAACTGGAGGAGAAACCAAAACCCAAGGCGGAGCCtgaaaaggaagaagaacCCGCCTCGAAACCGGGCATCATCGAGACGGTCAAGTCTCTGGTCACCAACATGGCTGGGGAGACGATTGTccaggagaaggtggagcaggatgaggagaagaagacggttGAGTCTGCTACTGCTGAGGAGAAGTGA
- a CDS encoding hypothetical protein (COG:S; EggNog:ENOG503P60V) has protein sequence METKPIDFGDIYEITIPQDIATRNFNDLENEGGWCDLRMEGKACYEYLDCMARAELDYATETHAYNWWGGGKGLKVIVPQFNGNFTFEVETHVPERTAKWVRMVLMDHYKGA, from the exons atGGAGACAAAACCTATCGACTTTGGGGATATCTACGAGATCACCATCCCTCAAGACATCGCCACCCGCAACTTTAACGATTTGGAAAACGAAGGGGGCT GGTGTGATCTTcggatggaggggaaggcgTGCTACGAGTATCTGGACTGCATGGCGAGGGCGGAGCTTGATTACGCTACCGAGACGCACGCGTACAATT ggtgggggggaggaaagggtcTGAAGGTTATTGTCCCCCAGTTTAATGGGAATTTTACTTTTGAGGTGGAGACGCACGTCCCGGAGAGGACGGCGAagtgggtgaggatggtgttgatggatcATTACAAGGGGGCGTAG
- a CDS encoding hypothetical protein (EggNog:ENOG503NZ70; COG:S), with product MTSPTAFSDFNPSSIAEFMPFPATCIPSSSRAPVQAAPTNIYNASFPWSSSVSPDSFPLADSDLADRSWIPLDQYNSSRVYMTDVVVSVFLIPLNMDRSSLRPTSLQKSVPHKSWIDSVPFPKLRDNLIMYQDVYNTTEFYNDIANGGSQGCQDDEVDMVLCDPWGEEGWEMSEGFVRKWGPLLEGCEMLVRVTQV from the coding sequence ATGACTAGTCCAACCGCATTCTCCGACTTCAACCCATCCTCTATCGCCGAATTCATGCCATTTCCGGCCACCTGCATCCCGTCAAGCAGCAGAGCCCCAGTTCAGGCGGCACCAACAAACATCTACAATGCGTCGTTCCCTTGGTCTTCGTCGGTCTCTCCTGACTCCTTCCCGCTTGCAGACTCTGATTTGGCGGACCGTTCCTGGATACCGCTGGATCAATATAACTCGTCGAGGGTGTATATGACCGACGTGGTCGTGAGCGTCTTTCTCATACCCTTAAATATGGACCGAAGCTCCCTGCGGCCGACATCATTGCAGAAAAGCGTTCCACACAAGAGTTGGATCGACTCGGTGCCTTTTCCCAAGCTTCGAGATAACCTGATCATGTACCAAGACGTGTATAACACGACTGAATTTTACAATGACATCGCGAACGGCGGGTCTCAGGGGTGTCAGGATGACGAGGTAGATATGGTGCTGTGTGATCCGtggggcgaggagggatgggagaTGAGTGAAGGCTTTGTAAGAAAATGGGGCCCCCTACTGGAAGGCTGTGAaatgttggtgagggtgacaCAAGTATAG
- the TVP18 gene encoding Golgi apparatus membrane protein tvp18 (COG:U; EggNog:ENOG503P2YX) has translation MTLKEEFQTRNFSIYGQWLGILSMILCFALGLSNMISSIFSLNIVIIAFSILAMVFSFVILFVEVPLLLRICPTSSSFDAAIRKISTNYMRAGAYGVMALVIWLSCISTRTSLIAAAVFLTLTGACYGLAGAKGQAFVGSKTLGGQGVAQMIV, from the exons ATGACCCTAAAAGAAGAATTCCAAACCCGCAACTTCA GCATCTACGGCCAATGGCTAGGAATCCTCTCCATGATCCTCTGCTtcgccctcggcctctccaacatgatctcctccatcttctccctcaacatcgtcatcatcgccttctccatcctcgccatggTTTTCTCCTTTGTTATCCTCTTCGTCGAagtccccctcctcctccgcatctgtcctacttcctcctcctttgacGCGGCAATCCGCAAGATCTCGACAAACTACATGCGTGCGGGCGCGTACGGGGTTATGGCGCTGGTGATCTGGCTGAGTTGCATCAGCACCCGGACGAGCTTGATCGCTGCGGCGGtgttcttgaccttgacggGGGCATGTTATGGGTTGGCGGGGGCGAAGGGACAGGCTTTTGTTGGGAGTAAGACGCTTGGCGGGCAGGGGGTGGCGCAGATGATtgtgtga